From the genome of Gemmatimonas phototrophica, one region includes:
- a CDS encoding response regulator, with protein sequence MKHILVVDDSPTIRKAIRRILEQLGHVVEEVGDGQEAITRLEGGGRFDAILCDIDMPVMDGLAFLGELPKHPRISAPPIIMCTTHTSFDKISLALTLGASEYIMKPFDADIIGSKLDACGVS encoded by the coding sequence ATGAAGCATATTCTCGTCGTTGACGACTCGCCTACGATCCGCAAGGCGATCCGCCGCATTCTGGAGCAGCTGGGCCATGTCGTGGAAGAGGTGGGAGATGGCCAGGAGGCCATCACGCGCCTGGAAGGGGGCGGACGCTTCGACGCCATTCTCTGCGACATTGACATGCCGGTCATGGACGGTCTCGCCTTTCTTGGTGAGCTGCCCAAGCACCCGCGCATTTCGGCACCCCCTATCATCATGTGCACAACGCACACCAGCTTCGACAAGATTTCGCTGGCGCTGACGCTGGGGGCGTCGGAATACATCATGAAGCCGTTTGACGCCGACATCATTGGCTCAAAGCTCGACGCCTGCGGGGTCTCGTGA
- a CDS encoding protein-glutamate methylesterase/protein-glutamine glutaminase — MTSSTAPIRVLIVDDSAVIRGALGRIIDAERDMTVATTAPNGRLALDALKHTKVDVVLLDVEMPEMDGITALPRILSGYPDTRVIMASSITQSGAEVTLQALALGAADYITKPAARSGSSTLAAMQAEIVAKVRAIGRAAHGRSARLGTGAASKNTAGTAGGTAYTPPSALLASKHGNAAPRVLTIASSTGGPNALAEVLSGLPSDFPLPVLITQHMPAVFTGLLAQRLERDCGRPCTEAVDGEPILANHTYVAPGGFHMIVRTEEAKPYIQLTVTEPENYCRPSADPMFRSVSSIYGASTLAVVLTGMGDDGMRGARAIHERGGRVLVQDEATSVVWGMPGAVANAGLASAILPLSAIAEAIQASCGVPV, encoded by the coding sequence GTGACCTCTTCCACTGCGCCGATCCGCGTACTCATCGTGGACGACAGCGCCGTGATCCGCGGGGCCCTTGGTCGCATTATCGATGCCGAGCGAGACATGACGGTGGCGACCACCGCGCCCAATGGGCGGCTGGCGCTTGATGCACTCAAGCACACCAAGGTGGATGTGGTGCTGCTGGATGTCGAAATGCCGGAGATGGACGGGATTACCGCCCTGCCGCGCATCCTGTCAGGGTATCCGGACACACGCGTAATCATGGCCAGCAGCATCACGCAGAGTGGTGCCGAGGTCACACTGCAAGCGCTGGCGTTGGGAGCAGCCGACTATATCACGAAACCGGCTGCACGTTCCGGGTCCAGTACCCTGGCAGCCATGCAGGCGGAAATCGTGGCCAAAGTACGGGCCATTGGACGGGCCGCCCATGGACGGAGTGCCAGGTTGGGAACGGGGGCGGCATCCAAAAACACCGCGGGAACGGCAGGTGGAACCGCGTACACGCCGCCGTCCGCGCTGCTGGCGTCAAAGCATGGCAACGCCGCCCCACGGGTACTGACCATTGCCTCCAGCACCGGCGGGCCCAACGCGCTGGCGGAGGTGCTGAGTGGACTGCCAAGCGATTTCCCGTTGCCAGTACTCATTACGCAGCACATGCCGGCGGTCTTCACGGGCCTTCTGGCACAACGGTTGGAGCGGGACTGCGGTCGGCCCTGCACCGAAGCGGTGGATGGTGAACCCATCCTGGCCAATCACACCTACGTTGCTCCAGGTGGCTTCCACATGATTGTGCGAACCGAGGAAGCAAAGCCGTACATTCAGCTGACGGTCACGGAGCCGGAAAACTACTGTCGTCCCTCGGCTGATCCGATGTTCCGGTCGGTGTCGTCGATCTACGGGGCGAGCACGCTCGCGGTCGTACTGACCGGCATGGGCGACGACGGCATGCGAGGCGCACGAGCGATCCATGAGCGCGGCGGGCGTGTGCTGGTCCAGGATGAAGCAACCAGTGTGGTGTGGGGGATGCCGGGCGCGGTGGCCAATGCGGGCCTGGCGTCGGCGATCCTGCCCCTTTCAGCAATTGCCGAGGCGATTCAGGCCTCCTGCGGAGTACCAGTATGA
- a CDS encoding CheR family methyltransferase — protein sequence MIAAEDYGFLSDLLKKHSGLALGPGKEYLLESRLPSVAVTYGHADVPQLVKALRSMPSKQMVKHVCDAMTTNETMFFRDGKPFVTLEKELLPAAAKRAKAQGRSVRLWCAASSTGQEPYTIAMIVAQMEAQLEGVRVEITATDFSSAALARAKAGIYNQFEVQRGLPVQLLVKYFKPHPEGFELVPDIRNRVTYQEINLLDPFPSFWQFDIIFCRNVLIYFDVPTKKDVIDRMAKMLMPGGGLFLGGTESTLGITESVVRVPGNAGGLFCRPHDVEHHAPKAA from the coding sequence ATGATAGCGGCCGAGGACTATGGATTTCTGAGTGACCTGCTGAAGAAACACAGCGGGCTCGCCCTGGGACCTGGTAAGGAATATCTGCTCGAGAGTCGCCTGCCTTCGGTGGCGGTGACATACGGACACGCGGATGTTCCGCAACTGGTCAAGGCATTGCGCTCAATGCCGTCGAAGCAAATGGTGAAGCATGTCTGCGATGCCATGACGACGAACGAAACGATGTTCTTCCGCGATGGGAAGCCGTTCGTCACGCTGGAGAAGGAGTTGCTGCCAGCGGCCGCTAAACGCGCCAAGGCACAGGGGCGGAGTGTTCGCTTGTGGTGTGCTGCCAGCTCCACCGGTCAGGAGCCGTATACGATTGCCATGATCGTGGCCCAGATGGAGGCACAGCTGGAAGGGGTCCGCGTGGAGATCACGGCGACCGACTTCTCCAGTGCCGCCCTGGCCCGCGCCAAGGCGGGGATCTACAACCAGTTTGAAGTGCAGCGTGGACTGCCGGTCCAATTGCTGGTGAAGTACTTCAAGCCGCATCCGGAAGGATTCGAGCTGGTGCCGGATATCCGCAACCGGGTGACCTATCAGGAAATCAACCTGCTCGATCCGTTTCCATCCTTCTGGCAGTTCGACATCATCTTCTGCCGGAACGTTCTGATCTATTTTGATGTCCCGACCAAGAAGGACGTCATTGACCGCATGGCGAAGATGTTGATGCCTGGCGGAGGGCTGTTTCTCGGAGGAACGGAGAGCACCTTGGGAATCACCGAATCGGTGGTGCGGGTGCCGGGCAATGCCGGCGGGCTGTTCTGCCGCCCGCACGATGTGGAGCATCACGCGCCCAAGGCCGCGTGA
- a CDS encoding pyridoxal phosphate-dependent decarboxylase family protein — MSLTGDLSPDEFRAAAHSAVDWIADYLEHSERYPVRSAVAPGAIRAQLPASPPQQGEPLAAMLHDVEHTLLPGITHWNHPAFFAYFANSASYPGILGELLTAGLNANGMLWITSPAVTELEAVTLDWLRQLMALGDGWFGQITDTASMSTFYALAAARERAGFDVRTKGMAARPELPRLRVYCSEHAHSSIDKAVIALGLGLENLVKIPADDQFRMRAALLEDAIAADVAAGYHPLAVVPCVGTTSTTSIDPVTVVVRIARRYGCWVHVDAAYGGVAAIVPELQYILDGVDAADSFVVNPHKWLFTPMDCSVLYTRDAAALKRAFALLPEYLVTQTQGDAVNLMDYGIQLGRRFRALKLWMVLRAFGQDGLAERIRFHCELAREFAGMVHFEGGWELTAPVTLSLVCFRLAPSGATEQQLATLNAAIMERVNARGHVYLSHTKLGDRYTLRLAIGNIRTDRQHVELAWRELREAAAAITQGE; from the coding sequence ATGTCGCTGACTGGCGATTTGTCTCCTGATGAATTTCGCGCCGCTGCTCATTCTGCAGTCGACTGGATTGCCGATTATCTCGAGCACAGCGAACGCTATCCCGTTCGCAGTGCCGTGGCACCAGGCGCCATCCGGGCACAGCTCCCCGCGTCGCCGCCACAACAAGGGGAACCGCTGGCGGCCATGCTGCATGATGTGGAGCACACGCTGCTGCCCGGGATCACGCACTGGAATCATCCGGCGTTTTTTGCCTATTTCGCCAATTCCGCGTCGTACCCCGGCATTCTCGGGGAGCTGCTGACCGCCGGATTGAACGCGAACGGCATGCTGTGGATTACGAGTCCGGCGGTCACGGAGCTTGAGGCGGTCACGCTCGATTGGTTACGGCAGCTCATGGCCTTGGGCGACGGCTGGTTTGGGCAGATCACCGATACCGCCAGTATGAGCACGTTCTACGCGCTGGCAGCAGCGCGTGAACGGGCCGGCTTTGATGTGCGCACCAAGGGGATGGCGGCACGTCCGGAGCTGCCGCGTCTGCGGGTCTATTGCAGCGAACACGCCCATTCGTCGATCGACAAGGCGGTCATTGCGCTGGGACTGGGTCTCGAGAATCTGGTGAAGATTCCGGCCGATGATCAGTTCCGGATGCGGGCCGCGTTGCTGGAGGACGCCATCGCGGCAGATGTGGCCGCTGGATATCATCCGCTCGCCGTGGTCCCGTGCGTAGGCACGACCAGTACCACGAGTATTGATCCCGTCACCGTCGTGGTGCGCATTGCGCGTCGCTACGGGTGCTGGGTGCACGTCGATGCGGCGTACGGCGGCGTGGCGGCCATTGTGCCGGAACTGCAATACATCCTGGACGGCGTGGACGCCGCGGATTCCTTCGTGGTGAATCCGCACAAGTGGCTCTTCACCCCCATGGATTGCTCCGTGCTGTACACCCGCGATGCGGCCGCGCTCAAGCGGGCGTTTGCCTTGCTCCCCGAATACCTGGTGACGCAGACGCAAGGTGATGCCGTCAACCTCATGGACTATGGCATCCAGTTGGGGCGGCGTTTCCGTGCGCTCAAACTCTGGATGGTATTGCGTGCCTTCGGGCAGGACGGACTAGCCGAACGCATCCGGTTTCACTGCGAACTGGCGCGTGAGTTTGCCGGGATGGTGCACTTCGAGGGCGGCTGGGAATTGACGGCCCCGGTCACGCTGTCGTTGGTCTGTTTCCGACTGGCCCCTTCAGGAGCAACCGAGCAACAGCTGGCCACGCTCAATGCCGCCATCATGGAGCGGGTAAATGCCCGCGGCCATGTCTACCTGTCGCACACCAAACTCGGGGACCGGTACACGCTGCGCCTGGCGATTGGCAACATCCGAACGGATCGCCAGCATGTGGAGCTGGCGTGGCGTGAGCTTCGCGAGGCGGCGGCCGCGATAACCCAGGGCGAGTAA
- a CDS encoding DedA family protein gives MRLPVPLLVAEASWLAVLTDAPWTYIVLGASAIITEELAPIFGGIAVHEGELRLSPLIMGITLGGWIATALLYALGRLKWEAIRRRFPRTRATGTVALRVVRRNPLTASFLVRFAFGLRIVLPMACGAAQVPLLVFLPVSLVGSLAWTAVFTGVGYVAGEAAVQAIGHLDKVGELVGALVVTVAVFAFLRWQRRRRERKAERRALAKRSKPTDATPS, from the coding sequence ATGCGCCTGCCGGTCCCCCTCCTTGTTGCCGAAGCCTCGTGGCTTGCCGTGCTGACCGACGCGCCGTGGACGTACATCGTCCTCGGCGCGTCCGCTATCATCACCGAAGAGCTGGCCCCCATCTTCGGCGGTATTGCCGTGCACGAGGGCGAACTGCGCCTGTCGCCACTCATCATGGGCATTACCCTGGGGGGCTGGATTGCCACGGCGCTGCTGTACGCCCTCGGGCGTCTCAAATGGGAAGCCATTCGCCGTCGCTTTCCACGAACAAGGGCCACCGGCACCGTGGCCCTGCGTGTCGTGCGACGCAATCCGCTGACCGCCTCGTTCCTCGTGCGATTCGCGTTCGGCCTGCGTATTGTGCTGCCCATGGCGTGTGGCGCGGCGCAGGTCCCTTTGCTGGTGTTCCTGCCGGTGTCGTTGGTGGGGTCGCTCGCGTGGACGGCGGTCTTTACCGGCGTGGGGTACGTGGCCGGCGAGGCCGCGGTGCAGGCAATCGGTCACCTCGACAAGGTGGGCGAACTTGTGGGCGCCCTCGTGGTTACGGTGGCGGTCTTCGCCTTTCTGCGCTGGCAGCGTCGTCGCCGAGAGCGAAAGGCCGAGCGTCGTGCGCTGGCGAAACGCTCCAAGCCCACCGACGCGACCCCTTCGTAA
- a CDS encoding efflux RND transporter permease subunit translates to MFISDFAIKRPLITVVAMLALVGFGLVALLQLQTDEFPEVQPPVVLTTVIYPGASPEQVEREVLEPIEEAIQAISGVKSINGEARDGFAQIVTQFVYSKDLQEATQDIRDAISTKRQDLPQEIEEPILRKFNPTDAPIVTLGLSSNTLTPAQLTLLADPGVTREIRAIPGVADVSVTGAVKRELTVNLDPQRLIAAGVSVPQVVGALQQGNLAVPVGRVNGALDERTIRLRGRLDGPQDFMNLVVAEKGGRVVRLGDVATAEDGIEEQRTLALFNGRDAVGIEIKKTKGYSTTAVAEAVIKKVDELDKVLTPQGAKLDVVKNKGTRVTNSVNNVQSALIEGAALTVLVVFVFLNSWRSTVITGLALPVSVLASFVAVYAFGFTLNTMSLLGLSLAIGILIDDAIVVRENIVRHVEMGKDHYTAAREGTDEIGLAVAATTFSIIAVFVPIAFLQGESGQWFKPFALTIACSVLVSLFVSFSLDPMLSAYWPDPHLEEHQKGWLTKLLDRFNNWFNGLANGYRGLIGWALDHPKSMVLLAVSTFVFALAMPAMGWVGGSFFPLEDNAELMMTVETPPGANVDYLRQKVNETLAATDSLQNKEVLYTFVTAGGVSGAVDVASVYLKLKPKGDRLSAGLLGAEELAAKVREDVKRIGGATVSVFTNDFAGQEKQFSLELRGQNKAALQSVADQYLAALKSTPGAVDVGLSTKGQKPELTVQIDRGLAGSLGLSVGQVAQAIRPAFAGLDAGDWVDPSNETRKVMVRLAPEARARGDDLAQLPIAVGQGNSTTLIPLAQVATIKSELGPAVVNHLDRENVIKVQANVAGRSLSEVQADLEKKTASIQLPPGVSLSSGGQVEQQNEVFSSIFIALGVAVALMYLILVVQFGSFLDPISILISLPLSLIGVMGALAITGNTINLMSLIGVILLCGIVAKNAILLIDFAKWAREKNGMPLREALIEAGAIRLRPILMTTFALIAGMVPVALGRGEGAQFRAPLGVAVIGGVITSTVLTLLVIPTFYEIFDKMRTSLARRVGLTPPRTGEFRTFEMPVPDAGD, encoded by the coding sequence ATGTTCATTTCCGATTTTGCCATCAAGCGTCCGCTCATCACCGTCGTCGCCATGCTGGCGCTGGTGGGCTTCGGACTGGTGGCGCTGCTGCAGTTGCAAACCGACGAATTCCCCGAGGTGCAGCCGCCAGTGGTGCTCACCACGGTCATCTACCCTGGCGCATCGCCGGAGCAGGTGGAACGCGAAGTCCTTGAGCCCATCGAAGAGGCCATTCAGGCCATCTCCGGGGTGAAGTCGATCAACGGAGAAGCCCGCGACGGCTTCGCGCAGATCGTCACCCAGTTCGTCTACTCCAAAGACCTGCAGGAAGCCACGCAGGATATCCGCGACGCCATCAGCACCAAGCGTCAGGATCTGCCGCAGGAAATTGAAGAACCCATTCTGCGCAAGTTCAATCCGACCGATGCGCCCATTGTCACGCTGGGCTTGTCGTCCAATACGCTGACACCGGCGCAGCTCACGTTGCTCGCCGACCCCGGGGTCACCCGGGAAATCCGCGCCATTCCCGGAGTGGCCGACGTGTCGGTCACCGGAGCCGTAAAGCGCGAGCTCACGGTGAACCTCGATCCGCAGCGGCTCATTGCCGCCGGCGTGAGTGTTCCGCAGGTGGTGGGCGCGCTGCAGCAAGGCAATCTCGCCGTGCCGGTCGGTCGCGTGAACGGGGCGCTCGACGAGCGCACCATTCGCTTGCGCGGTCGTCTTGATGGCCCGCAGGACTTCATGAATCTGGTGGTGGCCGAAAAGGGTGGCCGAGTGGTACGCCTCGGCGACGTAGCCACCGCGGAAGACGGCATCGAAGAGCAGCGCACCCTGGCGCTCTTCAATGGCCGCGATGCCGTGGGCATTGAGATCAAGAAGACCAAGGGCTACAGCACGACGGCCGTGGCCGAAGCGGTCATCAAGAAGGTGGATGAGCTGGACAAGGTGCTCACCCCGCAGGGGGCCAAGCTGGACGTGGTGAAGAACAAGGGGACGCGCGTCACCAACTCGGTGAACAACGTGCAGAGTGCGCTCATTGAAGGGGCCGCGCTCACCGTGCTGGTGGTGTTCGTCTTCCTCAACTCGTGGCGCTCCACGGTCATCACCGGCCTGGCGCTGCCGGTGTCGGTGCTGGCCAGTTTTGTGGCGGTGTACGCGTTCGGGTTCACCCTCAACACGATGTCGCTGCTGGGGTTGTCACTCGCCATCGGCATTCTCATTGACGACGCCATCGTGGTGCGCGAAAACATCGTGCGACACGTGGAGATGGGGAAAGACCACTACACGGCGGCACGCGAAGGCACCGATGAAATTGGTCTGGCCGTAGCCGCCACGACGTTCTCCATTATTGCGGTGTTCGTGCCCATTGCGTTCCTGCAGGGTGAATCCGGACAATGGTTCAAGCCGTTCGCGCTCACCATTGCCTGCTCGGTGCTGGTGTCGCTGTTCGTCTCCTTCTCGCTCGATCCGATGTTGTCGGCCTATTGGCCCGATCCGCATCTCGAGGAGCACCAGAAGGGATGGCTCACCAAGCTGCTCGACCGGTTCAACAACTGGTTCAACGGCTTGGCCAACGGTTATCGCGGGCTCATTGGCTGGGCGCTCGATCACCCCAAGAGCATGGTGCTGCTGGCCGTCAGCACGTTCGTGTTCGCGTTGGCCATGCCGGCCATGGGATGGGTCGGGGGCAGCTTTTTCCCGCTGGAAGACAACGCCGAACTCATGATGACGGTGGAAACACCGCCAGGCGCCAACGTGGACTATCTGCGTCAGAAGGTCAACGAAACGCTGGCGGCTACGGACTCCCTGCAGAACAAGGAAGTGTTGTACACCTTCGTTACCGCCGGTGGCGTGAGTGGCGCGGTCGATGTGGCCAGTGTGTATCTCAAGCTCAAGCCCAAGGGCGATCGGCTATCCGCAGGATTGCTGGGCGCCGAGGAGCTGGCCGCCAAAGTCCGCGAAGATGTGAAGCGCATTGGTGGGGCCACGGTCTCCGTCTTCACCAACGACTTTGCCGGACAGGAAAAGCAGTTCTCCCTCGAACTGCGTGGGCAGAACAAGGCCGCCCTGCAGTCGGTGGCCGATCAGTATCTGGCCGCGCTCAAGTCCACGCCGGGGGCGGTGGACGTGGGACTCAGCACGAAGGGGCAGAAGCCTGAGCTGACCGTGCAAATCGATCGCGGTCTGGCCGGGTCGTTGGGGCTGAGCGTCGGGCAGGTCGCACAGGCCATCCGCCCGGCTTTCGCCGGACTTGATGCCGGCGACTGGGTGGACCCGAGCAACGAGACCCGTAAGGTCATGGTGCGACTGGCTCCCGAAGCGCGGGCGCGTGGTGACGATCTGGCTCAGCTGCCCATCGCCGTGGGGCAGGGGAACAGCACGACGCTTATTCCGCTTGCGCAGGTGGCCACCATCAAGAGTGAGCTGGGCCCTGCCGTGGTCAATCACCTGGATCGCGAAAACGTGATCAAGGTGCAGGCCAACGTGGCGGGTCGGTCCTTGTCGGAGGTGCAGGCCGACCTCGAGAAGAAGACCGCCTCCATTCAGCTCCCTCCGGGCGTGTCGCTCAGCAGTGGTGGACAGGTGGAACAGCAGAATGAAGTCTTCAGCAGCATCTTCATCGCGCTCGGCGTGGCGGTGGCGCTGATGTATCTCATTCTGGTGGTGCAGTTCGGATCGTTCCTGGATCCGATCTCCATCCTCATCTCTCTGCCGCTGTCGCTGATTGGTGTCATGGGAGCACTGGCCATTACGGGCAACACCATCAACCTCATGAGTCTCATTGGGGTGATTCTGCTCTGCGGCATCGTGGCCAAGAACGCCATTCTGCTGATCGACTTCGCCAAGTGGGCACGCGAAAAGAACGGGATGCCCCTCCGCGAGGCGCTGATTGAGGCGGGGGCGATCCGGTTGCGTCCCATTCTCATGACCACCTTTGCCCTGATTGCCGGCATGGTGCCGGTGGCACTGGGCCGGGGCGAAGGCGCGCAATTCCGCGCCCCACTGGGGGTCGCCGTCATTGGCGGCGTCATCACCAGCACCGTGCTCACGCTGCTCGTGATTCCCACGTTCTACGAAATTTTTGACAAGATGCGTACCAGCCTGGCGCGTCGCGTGGGGCTCACCCCACCGCGTACCGGGGAGTTCCGGACGTTTGAAATGCCCGTTCCCGACGCTGGCGACTGA
- a CDS encoding efflux RND transporter periplasmic adaptor subunit, which yields MINMVRRTAPLALLALTAAACGKSADNAAPEAANAAQIIGPDNISVATVDTLSSGPAISGTLAADRDARIRAEVGGAVLQVMVDAGQPVSQGTVLARIDDAAVRDAAISARSGVTQATVAAQQAEKELQRARALVAAGAIAERDVESAERGNLSAQAALADANARLSSAEKNLRNTQVRAPFSGIVAERSVSPGDIVAPGSAMFTVIDPRSLRVEASVPAGALRDVKVGAPVRFTVNGADRELEGRITRVAPMVNAQTKQVAIQASIPNSAGVLVAGLFVEGRVSAQKRVGVLVPEQAVDQTGIVSNVMRLKNGKVEKVEVQLGLRDDAAERVEVTSGLAGGDTVLLGAARGISVGVVVTVSAPTDAAAKSTSAKSTAVTPDSAKPSKN from the coding sequence ATGATCAATATGGTGCGTAGAACGGCGCCGCTCGCCTTGCTGGCGCTCACGGCTGCTGCGTGTGGCAAATCGGCCGACAATGCCGCCCCCGAAGCGGCCAATGCCGCGCAGATCATCGGGCCGGACAACATTTCGGTGGCGACGGTGGACACGTTGTCGAGCGGCCCGGCCATCTCCGGCACGTTGGCCGCCGATCGTGACGCCCGCATTCGCGCGGAAGTGGGCGGCGCGGTCCTGCAAGTGATGGTGGATGCGGGGCAGCCGGTCAGTCAGGGCACGGTGCTGGCTCGCATCGATGATGCCGCCGTGCGCGACGCCGCCATTTCGGCCCGCTCCGGTGTCACACAGGCCACGGTCGCCGCGCAGCAGGCGGAGAAGGAACTGCAGCGGGCACGGGCGCTCGTGGCCGCAGGGGCCATTGCCGAGCGCGATGTCGAGAGCGCGGAACGGGGGAATCTGTCCGCCCAGGCGGCGTTGGCGGATGCCAATGCGCGGCTGTCGTCGGCCGAAAAGAACCTGCGCAACACGCAGGTCCGTGCCCCGTTCAGCGGCATTGTGGCAGAAAGGTCGGTGAGCCCGGGTGACATCGTGGCTCCCGGCAGCGCCATGTTCACCGTGATTGATCCGCGCAGTTTGCGGGTGGAGGCCTCCGTGCCGGCTGGCGCCCTGCGCGACGTGAAGGTGGGGGCGCCGGTGCGCTTCACCGTGAACGGCGCCGACCGCGAGCTGGAAGGACGGATCACGCGTGTTGCGCCCATGGTAAACGCGCAGACGAAGCAGGTCGCCATTCAGGCCTCCATCCCCAATAGTGCCGGCGTGCTGGTGGCCGGGTTGTTTGTGGAGGGGCGGGTGTCCGCGCAGAAGCGCGTCGGCGTGCTCGTTCCCGAACAGGCCGTGGACCAGACAGGGATCGTGTCCAACGTCATGCGTCTCAAGAACGGCAAGGTGGAGAAGGTGGAAGTACAGCTGGGACTGCGCGACGATGCCGCCGAACGGGTGGAAGTCACGTCGGGGCTGGCTGGTGGGGACACCGTGCTGCTGGGCGCTGCCCGCGGAATCTCGGTGGGTGTGGTCGTAACGGTGTCGGCGCCAACTGATGCCGCAGCCAAGAGCACGTCTGCCAAGTCAACGGCTGTGACGCCGGATTCGGCGAAGCCCTCAAAGAACTGA
- a CDS encoding TolC family protein — MIASSRARTPRSALSSLIRAAALPAACTLWLALPAALSAQSAPSAAPRALSLSDALALAKGTSENVALARAGEQRARGQVGQRRSALLPQVSTSLNWQKQLQNQFAAISERSGSGNSGANTGGGSDTTSLADNPITRIFASQYNLNFGLTASQPLYTGGRIMSDLRAAKTARESAEIGITSAEAQVQLDVTQAYYDALLTERLSTIADSAFVQAERTLRQVQLTRNVGSTSEFELIRARVTRDNQRPQLLQARTNRETALLRLRQLLDLPATQLLMLTDSIAETPAPAALPSAPITSVTVDVAQVLALDPRVQSNVASVVAATDTTARARAAVRQALKSVEVAQLQLKSTKSQRLPQLSVSTNYQRLAYPVNALPRSLGDFFPNWTVGIGLSYPLFTGGRIRSEIVAAEAGVIEARQRLKLAEEGATLDARLGALQLTEAETNWQASIGTAEQAQRAYEIAEVRFREGISTQLELSETRVQLQQALANRARAARDLQVARKRLELLPYLPLSQAGSASAAPSASTNSGISR, encoded by the coding sequence ATGATCGCTTCTTCCCGTGCCCGCACACCGCGCTCGGCACTCTCATCTCTGATACGCGCGGCGGCACTGCCCGCCGCGTGCACGCTTTGGCTGGCCCTGCCCGCCGCGTTGTCCGCGCAGTCGGCGCCTTCAGCGGCGCCGCGGGCGCTCTCGTTGAGTGACGCGCTGGCGTTGGCCAAGGGGACCAGCGAAAACGTGGCCCTCGCACGCGCCGGCGAACAGCGGGCCCGTGGGCAAGTGGGGCAACGCCGTTCCGCGCTGTTGCCGCAGGTCAGCACGTCGCTCAATTGGCAGAAGCAGCTGCAGAACCAGTTTGCCGCCATTAGCGAGCGTAGTGGGTCCGGCAACAGCGGCGCCAACACCGGTGGAGGCAGCGACACCACGTCGCTTGCTGACAATCCCATCACCCGCATCTTTGCCTCGCAGTACAACCTGAATTTCGGACTCACGGCCAGTCAGCCGTTGTACACGGGCGGCCGTATAATGTCCGATCTGCGCGCCGCCAAGACGGCACGTGAGTCGGCCGAAATCGGAATCACGAGCGCCGAAGCGCAGGTGCAGCTCGATGTCACGCAGGCGTACTATGATGCGTTACTGACCGAGCGGCTCTCCACCATTGCTGACAGTGCCTTTGTGCAGGCCGAGCGCACGCTGCGGCAGGTGCAACTCACGCGCAACGTGGGTTCCACGAGTGAATTCGAGCTGATTCGCGCGCGGGTGACGCGCGACAACCAGCGCCCGCAGCTGTTGCAGGCTCGGACCAATCGGGAAACCGCCCTGCTGCGCTTACGGCAGTTGCTCGACTTGCCGGCCACGCAACTGCTCATGCTTACCGACAGCATCGCGGAAACGCCGGCGCCTGCCGCACTGCCCTCCGCGCCGATCACATCGGTGACTGTGGATGTCGCGCAAGTCCTGGCGCTTGATCCGCGCGTGCAGAGCAATGTGGCCAGTGTGGTGGCCGCAACTGATACCACGGCGCGGGCGCGAGCGGCGGTGCGGCAGGCGCTCAAGAGTGTGGAAGTGGCGCAGCTGCAGCTCAAGTCCACCAAGTCGCAGCGACTTCCCCAACTGTCTGTCTCGACGAACTATCAGCGGCTGGCGTATCCCGTCAATGCGCTCCCCAGGAGTCTGGGCGACTTCTTCCCCAACTGGACGGTTGGGATCGGGTTGTCGTATCCGCTCTTTACCGGCGGGCGGATCCGCAGCGAAATCGTGGCCGCGGAAGCTGGCGTGATCGAAGCCCGTCAACGACTCAAGCTGGCCGAAGAAGGCGCCACGCTCGACGCCCGCCTGGGAGCATTGCAGCTCACCGAAGCGGAAACGAACTGGCAAGCCAGTATCGGCACGGCGGAACAGGCCCAGCGCGCGTACGAGATTGCCGAAGTGCGTTTCCGCGAAGGGATCTCCACCCAGCTCGAATTGTCCGAAACACGCGTGCAGTTGCAGCAAGCCCTCGCCAATCGGGCGCGCGCCGCACGTGACCTGCAAGTGGCGCGCAAGCGTCTCGAACTGCTTCCCTACCTTCCGCTGTCGCAGGCCGGCAGCGCGTCCGCCGCGCCGTCGGCCTCCACGAACTCTGGAATCTCGCGATGA